In Acidobacteriota bacterium, the following proteins share a genomic window:
- a CDS encoding acetyl-CoA carboxylase carboxyltransferase subunit alpha: protein MQKEPDEDSIEEIHRRIAESEEANLTADAHKLTTWERVKLARHQERPYTLDYIELLFTDFTEIHGDRRFGDDHAMVTGFAKFHDEPCVIIGHQKGRTTKQRQYRNFGQAKPEGYRKALRVMKLAEKFHRPIFTFIDTQGAYPGIDAEERGQAEAIAFNLREMAKLRVPVIVTVIGEGGSGGALAIGIGDKILMQENSFYSVISPEGCASILWRDASFAEQAAKALKLTAQDLLGFGLIDTIVPEPKGGAHGDYQKAAELLDVALVEALNSVRHFSERERVEMRYQKFRAMGEFEERANHLS from the coding sequence ATGCAAAAAGAACCGGACGAAGATTCGATAGAAGAGATTCATCGCCGCATCGCCGAATCCGAAGAAGCGAATTTGACTGCCGACGCGCATAAACTGACGACCTGGGAGCGCGTCAAACTGGCGCGTCATCAGGAGCGTCCCTACACCCTGGATTACATCGAATTGCTGTTTACGGACTTCACCGAAATTCACGGCGACCGCCGGTTTGGCGATGACCACGCGATGGTCACCGGCTTTGCGAAATTTCACGATGAGCCGTGCGTCATCATCGGTCATCAAAAAGGGCGCACCACCAAACAGCGGCAATATCGCAATTTCGGACAGGCAAAACCCGAAGGCTATCGCAAAGCCTTGCGGGTGATGAAACTCGCGGAAAAATTCCATCGCCCGATTTTCACCTTCATTGATACGCAGGGCGCGTATCCGGGCATTGATGCCGAAGAGCGCGGACAGGCGGAAGCCATCGCTTTCAACCTGCGCGAAATGGCGAAATTGCGCGTGCCGGTGATTGTCACAGTGATTGGCGAAGGCGGTTCGGGCGGGGCACTCGCCATCGGCATTGGCGATAAAATATTGATGCAGGAAAATTCGTTTTACTCAGTGATTTCGCCCGAAGGCTGCGCTTCGATTCTGTGGCGTGACGCATCATTCGCCGAACAGGCTGCAAAAGCTTTGAAACTGACGGCGCAGGATTTATTGGGCTTCGGATTGATTGACACCATCGTGCCTGAACCCAAAGGCGGCGCGCACGGCGATTATCAAAAAGCTGCGGAGTTACTGGACGTCGCATTAGTTGAGGCATTGAATTCGGTGCGACATTTTAGCGAGCGCGAGCGCGTCGAGATGCGTTATCAGAAATTCCGTGCCATGGGCGAATTTGAAGAGCGAGCAAACCACCTCAGTTAA
- a CDS encoding Uma2 family endonuclease, translating to MSAVFETIDKSSSKALFGIPEAQVHSWTVRDYYKMFEAGLFEGMQVELIGGQIIEMSAMGAEQATTVTLAAKALEKGFERIFFVRSQMSLNAGNDAEPQPDIAMVKGNVRDYKNAHPKTAALIVEVADSSLKFDRTVKGSIYARAGIKDYWIINIKDRRLEIYRKPQEDETQPFGFGYSEIKILTESDSIKPLAARKEIKVADLLP from the coding sequence ATGTCAGCGGTTTTTGAAACAATTGATAAATCTTCTTCAAAAGCGTTATTCGGCATTCCCGAAGCTCAGGTTCATAGTTGGACGGTACGGGATTATTACAAAATGTTTGAGGCAGGATTATTTGAAGGCATGCAGGTTGAACTCATCGGAGGGCAAATTATTGAAATGAGTGCGATGGGTGCGGAACAGGCGACGACGGTGACGCTTGCTGCTAAAGCCTTAGAGAAAGGATTTGAACGAATTTTTTTCGTCAGAAGCCAAATGTCCTTAAATGCAGGTAATGACGCTGAACCGCAGCCCGATATTGCGATGGTTAAAGGTAATGTTCGTGACTATAAAAATGCGCACCCGAAAACTGCTGCTCTTATTGTTGAAGTCGCCGATTCATCTTTAAAATTTGATAGAACCGTTAAAGGAAGCATCTACGCCCGCGCCGGAATTAAAGATTATTGGATAATCAATATCAAAGACCGACGTTTGGAAATTTATCGCAAGCCTCAAGAAGATGAGACACAACCCTTTGGCTTTGGTTACTCGGAAATCAAAATCCTCACTGAATCGGATTCCATCAAACCGCTTGCCGCCCGAAAAGAGATAAAGGTTGCAGACCTCTTGCCATAG